A genomic segment from Syntrophotalea acetylenivorans encodes:
- the dmpI gene encoding 4-oxalocrotonate tautomerase DmpI produces the protein MPVITLAISPQGKDVKEQLISRLTAAAAEATGIPAAKFVVFIDETPRENIGVGGLPLDQAMALQAAGDKP, from the coding sequence ATGCCGGTCATTACCCTCGCCATCTCCCCCCAGGGGAAAGACGTTAAAGAACAGCTTATTTCTCGCCTCACGGCTGCCGCCGCCGAAGCCACGGGCATTCCGGCGGCCAAGTTCGTGGTCTTTATCGATGAGACGCCCCGGGAAAATATCGGCGTCGGCGGCCTGCCTCTCGATCAGGCCATGGCGTTACAGGCAGCTGGCGACAAACCAT